One Bacillus amyloliquefaciens DSM 7 = ATCC 23350 DNA window includes the following coding sequences:
- a CDS encoding iron-hydroxamate ABC transporter substrate-binding protein, whose translation MKKLAFAFMILLLAFTAAACGSSETSDTASKGKDASSDKKKIEYLGKTYEVKAPTDKIAITGSVESMEDAKLLDVHPAGAISFSGKFPELFKDITDKSVSTGEKMQPNMEKILELQPDVILASTKFPEKTLKKLSGTAETIPVSHISSNWKENMMLLAQLTGKEKKAKEIIADYEQDLKKTKTKINSKAKQSNALVIRIRQGNIYIYPEQVYFNSTLYGDLGLKAPAEVKAAKAQELISLEKLSEMNPDHIFVQFSDDENADKPDALKDLEKNPIWKSLTAVKKDHVYVNTIDPLAQGGTSWSKIRFLQVAADKLTQD comes from the coding sequence ATGAAGAAATTGGCATTCGCTTTCATGATTTTGCTTTTGGCTTTCACGGCCGCGGCTTGCGGAAGCTCAGAAACATCTGATACAGCAAGTAAAGGAAAGGACGCTTCTTCAGATAAAAAGAAAATCGAATATCTCGGAAAAACATATGAAGTCAAAGCGCCGACTGACAAAATCGCCATTACAGGCAGCGTAGAGTCAATGGAAGACGCCAAATTACTCGACGTCCATCCGGCAGGAGCGATTTCATTCTCCGGCAAATTCCCGGAACTGTTTAAAGATATTACAGATAAATCCGTATCAACCGGTGAAAAAATGCAGCCGAATATGGAAAAAATTCTTGAGCTGCAGCCGGATGTCATTCTGGCATCAACCAAATTCCCGGAAAAAACATTAAAAAAATTGAGCGGCACCGCTGAGACCATCCCTGTCTCTCATATCTCATCAAACTGGAAAGAAAACATGATGCTGCTCGCCCAGCTTACCGGTAAAGAGAAAAAAGCGAAAGAAATCATTGCCGATTACGAACAGGATCTAAAAAAGACAAAAACAAAGATCAACAGCAAAGCGAAACAGTCAAACGCGCTGGTTATCAGAATCAGACAAGGCAATATTTATATTTACCCTGAACAAGTTTATTTCAACTCCACGCTATACGGTGATTTAGGTCTGAAGGCGCCGGCCGAAGTCAAAGCGGCGAAAGCGCAGGAACTGATTTCTCTTGAAAAATTAAGCGAAATGAATCCCGACCATATCTTCGTACAATTCTCTGATGATGAAAACGCGGATAAACCGGACGCGTTGAAAGATTTAGAGAAAAATCCGATCTGGAAGAGCCTGACGGCGGTCAAAAAAGACCATGTATACGTCAATACGATTGATCCATTAGCTCAAGGCGGAACCTCTTGGAGTAAAATCCGCTTCTTACAGGTTGCGGCTGATAAGTTGACTCAAGACTAA
- a CDS encoding exo-beta-N-acetylmuramidase NamZ domain-containing protein, producing MKTQTAALLAGLVVISAMTAVSAASDRNSHTAKKPSIETGIDRLLKDYKQELKGKRIGLITNPTGVNSTLKSSVDVLYEAQDIHLTALFGPEHGVRGDAQAGDKVTSYIDEKTGLPVYSLYGETRKPTPDMLKDTDVLIFDIQDVGTRYYTYIYTMAYAMEAAKEKGIPFYVLDRPNPQGGRNPDGPVLEPHYASFVGLYPIPLKHGMTIGELALLFNKEFHIGADLTVVKMKRWKRTMTIEDTGLPFVLPSPNIPTPDSIFAYSATGLIEGTNVSEGRGTTKPFELIGAPYMKSTELEERLNSLKLPGVTFRAASFIPSFSKHQGKLCHGVQVYVTNRNTFEAVKTGLSILKTMHDLYPNDFSFLPTGAFDKLIGNGWVRKKIEQSASIQDIISTYQRRLDQFEPVRKQYLIY from the coding sequence ATGAAAACACAAACGGCTGCGCTTCTCGCCGGATTAGTCGTCATCAGTGCCATGACGGCAGTCTCGGCGGCTTCTGACAGAAATTCACACACTGCCAAGAAACCAAGCATCGAAACAGGCATCGACCGCCTGCTGAAAGATTATAAACAAGAACTGAAGGGAAAAAGGATCGGGCTGATCACCAATCCGACCGGTGTGAACTCAACATTGAAAAGCAGCGTTGACGTGCTTTACGAGGCACAAGACATTCATTTGACGGCATTATTCGGACCGGAGCACGGTGTTCGCGGGGACGCTCAGGCCGGAGACAAAGTCACATCCTATATAGACGAAAAAACAGGGCTTCCCGTCTACAGCCTTTACGGAGAAACGAGAAAACCGACGCCTGACATGCTGAAAGATACGGATGTGCTGATTTTCGATATTCAGGATGTCGGAACGCGATACTACACCTACATTTATACAATGGCCTATGCCATGGAAGCGGCCAAAGAAAAAGGCATTCCTTTCTATGTCTTGGACCGGCCGAATCCGCAAGGCGGACGAAATCCGGACGGCCCGGTTCTTGAACCTCATTACGCTTCATTTGTCGGACTTTATCCAATCCCGCTGAAGCACGGCATGACCATCGGCGAGCTTGCTCTCTTATTCAATAAAGAGTTTCATATTGGCGCCGACCTCACCGTCGTAAAGATGAAGCGCTGGAAGCGGACGATGACGATTGAAGATACCGGTCTGCCGTTCGTCCTCCCTTCGCCAAACATCCCGACCCCGGACAGCATATTCGCATATTCGGCAACAGGCTTAATTGAAGGCACAAATGTATCTGAAGGAAGAGGCACGACGAAGCCGTTTGAACTTATCGGTGCGCCTTATATGAAGAGCACAGAGCTTGAAGAACGCCTTAACAGCCTCAAGCTTCCCGGCGTCACCTTCAGAGCCGCTTCATTCATCCCCAGCTTCTCCAAGCATCAAGGCAAGCTATGCCACGGCGTACAAGTCTACGTAACAAACAGAAACACATTTGAAGCGGTAAAAACAGGGCTCTCCATTCTGAAAACCATGCATGACTTATATCCGAATGACTTCTCATTCCTGCCGACAGGAGCTTTTGACAAGCTGATCGGCAACGGCTGGGTACGCAAAAAAATAGAACAAAGCGCTTCCATTCAAGACATCATCAGCACATATCAGCGCCGGCTTGATCAATTCGAGCCCGTAAGAAAGCAATACCTCATATACTGA
- the pbp4b gene encoding penicillin binding protein PBP4B produces the protein MKTLAAAILTMVISFSFLPQHKAFAQSKLYDTAKLRKVDQMIEKDIAAGFPGAVLVVVKDGRVIKKKAYGYSKKYDGNVLLSHPKKMKTSTMFDLASNTKMYAANFALQRLVSQGKLDVYQKVSAYLPDFKDRKSDPVQGKDRIRVIDVLQHQSGLPASFYFYQPDTAGPFYSQQRDKTIRFLTQIPLEYKPGTKHVYSDIGYMLLGCIIENITGKTLNAYAEQELYKPLKLKHTLFNPLQKGFKEKAFAATERLGNTRDGAIHFPHIRTYTLQGEVHDEKAFYSMGGVSGHAGLFSRADDMAVLLQVMLNGGTYKHVSLFNKQTADLFTTTASSDPTFALGWRKNGSPDMEWMFGPYASRQAYGHTGWTGTVTIIDPAYNLGIALLTNKKHSPVVSPGENPNVFEGDLFPTGSYGSVVKAIYEAIE, from the coding sequence GCACAAAGCCTTCGCCCAATCCAAATTATACGATACAGCAAAGCTCAGAAAGGTTGATCAAATGATTGAAAAAGACATTGCAGCAGGATTCCCGGGCGCCGTCCTCGTCGTCGTAAAGGACGGACGAGTGATAAAAAAGAAAGCATACGGCTACAGCAAAAAATATGATGGAAACGTTCTTTTATCCCATCCGAAAAAAATGAAAACATCAACTATGTTTGATTTAGCTTCCAATACAAAAATGTACGCGGCGAATTTTGCATTACAGCGCCTCGTCAGTCAGGGGAAGCTTGATGTATATCAAAAAGTCTCGGCTTACCTTCCCGATTTCAAAGACAGAAAAAGCGATCCGGTTCAAGGGAAAGACCGCATACGCGTCATTGATGTGCTCCAGCATCAATCCGGTCTTCCGGCAAGTTTTTATTTCTATCAGCCTGACACGGCGGGCCCTTTTTATTCACAACAACGGGACAAAACGATCCGTTTTCTCACCCAAATCCCGCTTGAATACAAACCGGGGACAAAGCACGTATACAGTGATATCGGGTACATGCTTCTCGGATGCATCATTGAAAACATAACCGGAAAAACCCTCAATGCTTATGCGGAGCAAGAACTGTATAAACCGCTGAAACTGAAGCATACCCTGTTCAATCCGCTGCAAAAAGGCTTCAAAGAAAAAGCATTCGCAGCCACTGAACGCTTAGGCAACACGCGTGACGGGGCCATCCATTTTCCTCACATCAGGACGTATACGCTGCAAGGGGAGGTTCACGACGAAAAAGCTTTTTACTCAATGGGAGGAGTGTCCGGCCATGCAGGACTGTTTTCCAGAGCTGATGACATGGCCGTCCTTCTTCAAGTCATGCTGAACGGCGGCACTTACAAACACGTTTCTCTCTTCAATAAACAAACGGCTGATCTGTTCACAACGACGGCTTCATCTGACCCGACTTTCGCTCTCGGCTGGCGGAAAAACGGCAGCCCTGATATGGAGTGGATGTTCGGTCCTTATGCAAGCAGGCAGGCTTACGGCCATACCGGATGGACCGGCACCGTCACGATCATTGACCCCGCTTATAACCTGGGGATCGCACTTTTGACCAACAAAAAGCATTCCCCCGTCGTCAGCCCCGGTGAAAACCCCAATGTTTTCGAAGGGGATCTTTTCCCGACCGGAAGCTACGGCAGCGTTGTAAAGGCGATTTACGAAGCCATTGAATGA
- a CDS encoding glycoside hydrolase family 3 protein, whose translation MKLVISAVLLLFIVSGTHHASTKPDIPSQAEQAVSRMTLDEKLGQMLMPDFRNWQKKGQSSPQALTQMNDEVAGLIQKYRFGGVILFEENVKSTEQTVRLTDAFQKASPDIPLLLSIDQEGGIVTRLGEGTHFPGNMALGAARKTAYASQTGAIIGKELKALGINTNFAPVLDINNNPGNPVIGVRSFSSDRDLTASLGLASMKAQQKQDVAAAVKHFPGHGDTDVDSHYGLPLVTHSQERLRQIELYPFRKAIQAGADMIMTAHVQFPAFDDTTYKSKLDGSDILVPATLSKKVMTHLLREEMGFNGVIVTDALNMKAIADHFGQEEAVVMAVKAGVDIALMPAQVTSLQTENRFAQVLAALKKAVQKGEIPVQQINKSAERIISLKIKRGIYPAKETSLNKKVAKAKQTVGSKNHLKAEKQIAERSVTVLQNKNRTLPFKPKKNSRVLIAAPYEDQTASMEQTIRQLIKKKEIRPVTISKMNFAERTFNDEYKKLVSDADYVITGSYVVKNDPVVNDGTIDDSVTDPGKWTTAFPRAVMKSAQSNHKPFVLMSLRNPYDAANFEEAEALIAVYGFKGYADGQFLQPNIPAGIEAIFGQTKPKGRLPVDIPSVTHPGTTLYPYGFGINLKNGKPL comes from the coding sequence ATGAAACTTGTCATCTCAGCTGTATTACTGTTGTTCATTGTTTCCGGCACACATCATGCATCGACAAAACCGGACATTCCGTCACAGGCGGAACAAGCGGTATCCCGCATGACATTAGATGAAAAACTGGGGCAGATGCTCATGCCTGATTTTCGAAATTGGCAAAAGAAGGGGCAGTCATCCCCTCAGGCTCTTACCCAAATGAATGACGAAGTCGCAGGGCTTATTCAAAAGTACCGGTTCGGCGGCGTTATCTTATTTGAAGAAAATGTAAAAAGCACTGAGCAAACGGTCCGCCTGACAGATGCCTTTCAAAAGGCGAGCCCTGATATTCCACTTTTATTAAGCATTGATCAAGAAGGCGGCATCGTAACAAGACTTGGTGAAGGCACTCATTTCCCAGGCAATATGGCACTCGGAGCCGCGAGAAAAACAGCTTACGCGTCCCAGACCGGCGCCATAATCGGGAAAGAACTGAAGGCACTTGGCATTAATACGAATTTCGCTCCCGTTCTCGATATCAATAATAATCCCGGAAATCCGGTCATCGGCGTCAGGTCATTCAGTTCAGACCGTGATCTGACAGCATCACTCGGCCTTGCCTCAATGAAGGCTCAGCAAAAACAGGATGTCGCTGCCGCCGTCAAACATTTCCCGGGACACGGCGATACGGATGTCGACAGCCACTACGGCCTCCCGCTTGTCACCCACAGTCAAGAAAGGCTGCGTCAGATTGAACTTTATCCGTTCCGGAAAGCCATTCAGGCCGGGGCCGATATGATCATGACAGCCCATGTGCAATTTCCCGCTTTTGACGATACAACTTATAAAAGCAAACTGGACGGTTCAGACATCCTCGTACCCGCCACACTCTCGAAAAAAGTGATGACTCATCTTCTCCGTGAGGAAATGGGATTTAACGGCGTCATTGTCACGGATGCATTAAATATGAAAGCCATTGCCGATCATTTCGGCCAGGAAGAGGCGGTCGTCATGGCCGTAAAAGCAGGAGTGGATATCGCTCTGATGCCGGCCCAAGTGACATCGCTGCAAACGGAAAACCGCTTTGCCCAAGTTCTTGCCGCTTTAAAAAAGGCGGTTCAGAAAGGGGAAATACCGGTTCAGCAAATTAACAAATCGGCGGAACGCATCATTTCCCTGAAAATAAAAAGAGGTATATATCCCGCGAAAGAAACAAGTCTGAATAAGAAGGTCGCAAAAGCAAAGCAAACCGTCGGAAGCAAAAACCATCTGAAAGCTGAAAAACAAATCGCGGAAAGATCCGTCACCGTCTTACAAAACAAAAACCGTACCCTTCCATTCAAACCGAAAAAGAACAGCCGCGTTCTCATTGCCGCTCCTTATGAAGATCAAACAGCATCCATGGAACAAACCATCCGGCAGCTCATCAAGAAGAAAGAGATCCGGCCGGTAACCATCAGTAAAATGAACTTCGCCGAGCGCACATTTAATGATGAGTATAAAAAGCTCGTATCCGACGCCGATTACGTCATTACAGGCTCATATGTCGTGAAAAATGACCCTGTCGTAAATGACGGCACCATTGACGATTCTGTCACAGATCCCGGCAAGTGGACGACCGCATTTCCGCGGGCCGTCATGAAATCCGCACAATCGAACCATAAACCCTTTGTGCTGATGAGCCTTCGTAATCCTTACGACGCCGCTAATTTTGAAGAAGCTGAAGCCCTTATTGCAGTCTACGGCTTTAAAGGATATGCAGACGGACAATTTCTTCAGCCAAACATTCCGGCAGGCATTGAAGCGATATTCGGACAGACAAAACCGAAAGGCAGGCTGCCCGTTGACATTCCTTCCGTCACTCACCCGGGAACGACGCTGTACCCTTATGGCTTCGGAATTAATCTAAAAAACGGAAAACCGCTTTAA
- a CDS encoding AraC family transcriptional regulator — translation MKNTLFFHPIDIISVKKTADLLSEHQLTDSPVLIFHVKGEGKIDIGTDSVPLQKETLYICPRDETFNIDPMPSDGIHLYIVRLRVFSYFSDEEAMLPVNGGDIFHGLQQMNLQTVEHLTSRLQSLSENVQSADALQKMKSTADFQQLMYDLYAAKVCHQNNTKAAIEQTKQFIHAQFATKITLTQLAQMAGISPKHYSESFKKLYGQSVTEYITDIRMTNAKKLMAKASCKLREIAHQIGYQDEFYFSRIFKKHTGSSPTSYMKKRRTKMAAYGKEMMGHLIPLHHVPYAAALHPKWTAYYYKQFSSDIPVHLSAYRYNADWEENLHTLSQAAPDIIFSLDSVSEEEKQRLNDITEVFYLPTQDNWRDQFLRTAAYLNEEQEAKHWLEAYQSLAQSAKDSLQNVRHQRFLFVRVYKENMYIAHNNSIEEVFFGDLGFASAKPESFAPDEKISLDMLADCQADCIMLFTCKEPETLRYFQRIQQTEIWQNLRAVSNKRVFPISSDPWIEYSPSGHQRIIEQSISIFSEDRPW, via the coding sequence ATGAAAAACACATTATTCTTTCACCCAATTGATATCATCTCCGTAAAAAAAACAGCCGACCTTCTGTCAGAGCATCAGCTCACTGATTCCCCCGTACTGATCTTTCATGTGAAAGGCGAGGGAAAAATTGATATCGGAACAGACAGCGTCCCGCTCCAGAAGGAAACACTCTACATCTGTCCTCGTGATGAGACATTCAATATTGATCCTATGCCGTCAGACGGCATCCATTTGTATATCGTCAGACTCCGTGTTTTTTCCTATTTCTCAGACGAAGAAGCGATGCTTCCGGTTAATGGGGGAGACATCTTTCACGGACTCCAGCAAATGAATTTGCAGACGGTTGAACATTTGACAAGCCGGCTTCAGTCACTTTCCGAAAATGTGCAATCAGCAGACGCATTGCAGAAAATGAAATCAACAGCCGACTTTCAGCAGCTGATGTACGACCTGTATGCCGCAAAAGTGTGTCATCAGAACAATACGAAAGCGGCGATCGAACAGACAAAACAATTCATACATGCACAATTCGCCACAAAAATCACGCTCACCCAGCTTGCGCAAATGGCGGGGATCAGCCCCAAGCATTACAGTGAATCCTTTAAAAAGCTATATGGGCAGAGCGTAACAGAATATATCACAGACATCCGCATGACCAATGCAAAAAAACTGATGGCCAAAGCCAGCTGCAAACTGCGGGAAATCGCTCATCAAATCGGCTACCAGGACGAATTTTATTTCAGCCGCATCTTTAAAAAACATACCGGCAGCTCACCTACAAGCTATATGAAAAAAAGACGCACAAAAATGGCTGCGTACGGGAAAGAAATGATGGGGCATCTGATCCCGCTGCATCACGTGCCTTACGCTGCGGCGCTTCACCCGAAATGGACGGCCTATTATTACAAACAATTCTCTTCCGACATTCCCGTTCACCTGAGCGCTTACCGCTACAACGCAGATTGGGAAGAGAATTTACATACGCTGTCTCAAGCTGCGCCTGACATCATTTTCAGTCTGGATTCTGTCAGTGAAGAAGAAAAACAGCGCCTGAATGATATCACCGAAGTTTTCTACCTGCCGACTCAAGACAATTGGAGAGATCAGTTTCTGCGCACGGCCGCTTACCTGAATGAAGAACAGGAAGCAAAGCATTGGCTTGAAGCCTATCAAAGCCTTGCGCAATCAGCGAAGGATTCGCTTCAAAACGTGCGTCATCAGCGTTTCTTATTTGTCCGTGTGTATAAAGAAAATATGTATATCGCCCATAACAACAGCATTGAGGAAGTCTTCTTCGGCGATTTAGGCTTTGCCTCCGCAAAACCGGAATCCTTTGCTCCCGACGAAAAGATTTCATTGGACATGCTGGCGGATTGCCAAGCTGACTGCATCATGCTTTTTACTTGCAAAGAACCGGAAACACTTCGCTATTTTCAGCGCATTCAGCAGACTGAGATATGGCAGAACCTTAGAGCAGTCAGCAATAAACGCGTGTTTCCCATTTCATCCGACCCGTGGATTGAATATTCTCCAAGCGGCCATCAGCGGATCATTGAGCAAAGCATTTCCATTTTTTCCGAAGATCGTCCATGGTAA